The sequence GACTATTGCCGCTCTTGCGGCGCTCGCACACGAATCCCGGCTCGCCGTGTTTCGTGCACTCGTGCAGGCAGGCCCGGAAGGCCTGCCGGCCGGGCAGATAGCCACGTTGCTGGACGTGCCGCCGTCGTCCCTGTCCTTTCATCTGAAGGAACTGGCGCATGCGCAACTCGTCACCAGCCGCCAGGAAGGCCGCTTCGTCTTCTACTGCGCGAACTTCGCGACGATGAACGGCCTGCTGGCTTACCTCACGGAGAACTGTTGCGGCGGCAATCCGTGCTCGCCGGTGTCCGCATGCCCGACGTCGGGCACCCGCCAATCCTGATTCGCATTCGCATGCCTCCGCCCATGACGACGAACATCCTGATCCTCTGCACCCACAACTCGGCGCGCAGCGTGCTTGCCGAGGGCATGCTCAATCACTGGGCTGCGAAGCTCGGCAAGGACGTGCGTGCCTACAGCGCCGGAAGTGCGCCGAGCGGTCGCCTCAATCCGTTCGCGCTGGAAGCGTTGACGAACGCCGGCATCGACGTCGACGGATACCGCAGCAAGAGCTGGGACGAGTTCGTCGGCGACGGTGTGCCTGAAATGCGCGTCGTCATCACGGTGTGCGACAGCGCGGCAGCAGAGACTTGCCCATACTGGCCCGGCAGCCCCGTCAAAGTGCACTGGGGCTACGCCGATCCGTCGAATGCGGCGGGTGGCGACGACGGAAGGCGCCTCGCATTCGAACTCACACGCCAAGCGATCGGCTATCGGATGCTGCAGTTGCTGGCACTGCCGCTGGATCGAATGAACGACGCCGAACTCCAGACGGCGCTGATCGAGATCTCGCAAAACTGATCATTTGCATGGCGGTCTGCCGAACCGAGCGGTCGCCCACGACTTCACGATTGAACACCGTCCCATGAACACGTCCAACGTCGCCCCGCCGGGAAAGGTCGTCGCAAAGCCTTCCATCAATTTCTTCGAGCGCTACCTGACGGTGTGGGTCGCACTGTGCATCGTCGCCGGCATCGCGCTCGGCCAGGTGCTGCCCGGCCTGTTCCAGCAGATCGGCCGGATCGAGTACGCGCAGGTCAACCTGCCCGTCGGGTTGCTGATTTGGGTGATGATCATCCCAATGCTGGTCAAGGTCGACTTCGGCGCGTTGCATGAAGTGCGTCGGCACGTCAAAGGCATCGGCGTCACGCTCGTCGTGAACTGGCTCGTCAAGCCATTCTCGATGGCGTTCCTCGGCTGGCTGTTCATCCGCCATCTGTTTGCGCCGATGCTGCCGGCGGACCAGCTCGACAGCTACATCGCAGGACTGATCCTGCTGGCCGCCGCACCTTGCACGGCGATGGTGTTCGTCTGGAGCCGGCTGACCGGCGGCGATCCGCTGTTCACGCTGTCGCAGGTCGCGTTGAACGACAGCATCATGGTGATCGCGTTCACGCCGCTGGTGGGTCTGCTGTTGGGGATGTCGGCGATCACGGTGCCGTGGGCGACGCTGCTCACGTCGGTCGTGCTCTACATCGTCATCCCGGTGATCCTCGCGCAGATCTGGCGCAAGGTGTTGCTGGCGAGGAGGCAGGCGGCGTTCGACGCGGCCATGGCGAAGATCGGCCCGTGGTCGATCGCAGCGCTGCTGGCCACGCTCGTGCTGCTGTTCGCGTTCCAGGGCGAAGCGATCCTGACGCAGCCGCTGGTGATCGCGCTGCTCGCCGTGCCGATCCTGATCCAGGTGTTCTTCAATTCGGCGCTCGCGTACTGGCTCAATCGTGCGGTCGGCGAGAAACACGACATCGCATGCCCATCGGCGCTGATCGGTGCGTCGAACTTCTTCGAGCTGGCGGTCGCGGCCGCGATCAGCCTGTTCGGCTTCCACTCCGGTGCGGCGCTTGCGACTGTCGTGGGCGTGCTCATCGAAGTGCCGGTCATGCTGCTCGTCGTGCGCATCGTCAACCAGTCGAAGGGCTGGTACGAGTGCCGCACTTGATACGAACGGAGGAATCTCGACATGACTGCCATCACGATCTATCACAACCCCGACTGCGACACGTCGCGCAACACGCTGGCCTTGATCCGCAACAGCGGCGAGGAACCCGCCGTTATCGAATACCTCGAGACACCGCCGCCGCGCGAAACGTTGGTCAAGCTGTTGGCCGACGCGGGCCTGACCGTGCGCGAGGTGCTGCGTGAGAAGGGCACGCCTTATGCGGAACTTGGCCTGGGCGATCCGAAGTGGACCGATGGGCAGTTGCTCGACTTCATCGAGCAGTACCCGATTCTGATGAATCGGCCCGTCGTGGTCACACCGATCGGCACGAAGCTGTGCCGGCCGTCGGAAGCCGTCCTGGACATCTTGCCGAACCCGCAGAAAGGACCGTTCACCAAGGAAGACGGCGAGGTCGTGATCCGTGCGGAGGGCGAGCGTGTCTGAGCAACTGAAAGACCTGCCGCAGCTCGACGCAGCGCTGTTCCGCGTGCCGGATGCCGTTCGACTGCGGCCTGCCTCGCCGTCGACACACCCACCTCGGCTCCTGCTGCTGTACGGGTCGCTGCGCGAGCGTTCGTTCAGCCGCCTGCTGGTCGAGGAAGCCGGCCGGCTGCTCACGGCGATGGGTGCAGAGGTGCGCGTGTTCAATCCGAGTGGCCTGCCACTGCCCGATGACGCGCCCGAGCATCACCCGAAGGTGGTCGAGCTTCGCGAACTGGTGATGTGGTCTGAAGGGATGGCGTGGTGCTCGCCGGAGCGGCACGGCGCGATGACCGGGATCATGAAGTCGCAGATCGACTGGATTCCGCTGTCGGTTGGCGCGGTCCGGCCCACGCAAGGCAAGACGCTGGCGGTGATGCAGGTGAGCGGCGGGTCGCAGTCGTTCAACGCCGTGAACCAGATGCGTGTGCTGGGGCGCTGGATGCGCATGCTGACCATCCCTAACCAGTCGTCGGTCGCCAAGGCGTTCGCCGAATTCGACGAAGCCGGGCGAATGAAACCGTCGTCCTATTACGATCGCGTTGTCGACGTCATGGAAGAGTTGGTGAAGTTCACCTTGCTGACCAGAGACATCGGCCCGTACCTGGTCGACCGATACAGCGAGCGGAAGGAAAGCGCCGAGGCGCTGTCGAATCGCGTGAATCAGCGGAGCATCTAGATCCCGATCAAAGGAGTGACAAATGGAGATCCGTCCCGCCACGGTCGACGACCTGGCGTCGATTGAAGCCCTGCTGCATCAGTGCGGTCTGCCCGTCATCGGTGTGAGCGATCATTTGCAGGATTTTGTGGTCGCGATGGACGGTTCGACGATGTGCGGGTGCGGTGGCATCGAGCGCTACGACGACGCTGCGCTTTTGCGCTCCATCGCGGTGGCGGAGCATGCCCGGGATGCTGGATTGGGGCAGCGTATCGTGTCGCGGCTGGTCGCCGCGTGTCATTTGCTGCAAGTCAGGTCGCTGGTGCTCCTCACAACGACGGCGGAAGACTATTTCGCCCGTCTTGGTTTCGTGTGCGTCGCGCGCGATGACGTACCGCACCTGGTGCGGACGTCGAGCAAATTCCAGGGGGTATGTCCAGGCTCGGCCGTTTCGATGCTGCGGGTTCTGTAGTCTTCGAGACAGGCGTCGGCCGATCGACGCGACGCTTCAGGGGGATTGAATGGCCCCGCACCGCGTGGCGAAGGCAGGGCGCCTTGCCGCGGCGAGCGGACCCAGGCGCCGATCGATCACCACCTGAACCGATCACCCGCCAACCTGGAATGTGCGCCCCAACCGTCGGGGTGATATGTCACGCTAGGGATGTAGACCGGGGTGGGCGTCGGATTGCTTGCCACCGGACGACTGACGTTGGGTATGAGACTCGGCCACGCCCAAGGGTTGCCCACATGCAGTATATTCCGCGCCGGGGCAACGACGTGGCTGGCCGTTCCCGCACGTGAGCTTATCGAATGACCGGGCTGTACGACGACCAGGGCGACCAGCAGCGGTATTGAAATGCCGTCCACTTCTCCTCACCGATTCAGGTTGATGGGGTCAATCCACGCAGCGACCGGAGCAGCGACCGATGAAAGCACTTTGCACTACCCGTCACGCGCGCCTATATTTTAGGTCACGTGATGACATGATTCCAGAAAACTCCCGGTGTTCACGGAGTTCGTGATGGCAGCAAGCAATCGAAAGGCCGGCGCAAGCGCCACGAAACACGACCTCGAGCAGCTATCCGAATTTCGCTACCGGCTGCGGCGTTTCCTGCGTTTCTCGGAGGAAATCCTGCGGGCCGAGGGGCTGACGCCGTTGCAATACATGCTGATGTTGCACACCTGTGCGTTTCCGGACCGCTCGTGGGCGACGGTCGGCGAGATAGCCGAGCGGCTGCAGGCGTCCTCGCATGGCACGGTGGCGCTCATCACGCGCTGCGAAGCAGCCGGGCTCGTCCGGCGCCAGACGAGCGAGCAGGATCGGAGGCAAGCGGAGATCCATCTGACGGAAAAAGGGGCGGAATGCTTGCGCAAGGTTGCGGCCTTGCACAAGTCGGAAATTCAGTCGTTCGGCTGGGCTTTCCATGACGTCACCGATATCAACTGAACGCGCGACAGCAACGTGCGCGGATTCGCCGGGACGGCCGATATGTATCGGTCGTCGCGACGACGGGCAGGGCGGGAGAACGAACACACACGCAGCAGGGGGAGGTCGTTTGCAAGGAGTGGCATATGAGCACGACCTCGAGCCTCAATCTGGAAGGCAAGCTCCGGCGTGACGCCGGAATCATCGGGCTGTTGTTCGCC comes from Burkholderia lata and encodes:
- a CDS encoding ArsR/SmtB family transcription factor gives rise to the protein METNRTIAALAALAHESRLAVFRALVQAGPEGLPAGQIATLLDVPPSSLSFHLKELAHAQLVTSRQEGRFVFYCANFATMNGLLAYLTENCCGGNPCSPVSACPTSGTRQS
- a CDS encoding arsenate reductase ArsC, yielding MTTNILILCTHNSARSVLAEGMLNHWAAKLGKDVRAYSAGSAPSGRLNPFALEALTNAGIDVDGYRSKSWDEFVGDGVPEMRVVITVCDSAAAETCPYWPGSPVKVHWGYADPSNAAGGDDGRRLAFELTRQAIGYRMLQLLALPLDRMNDAELQTALIEISQN
- the arsB gene encoding ACR3 family arsenite efflux transporter, which codes for MNTSNVAPPGKVVAKPSINFFERYLTVWVALCIVAGIALGQVLPGLFQQIGRIEYAQVNLPVGLLIWVMIIPMLVKVDFGALHEVRRHVKGIGVTLVVNWLVKPFSMAFLGWLFIRHLFAPMLPADQLDSYIAGLILLAAAPCTAMVFVWSRLTGGDPLFTLSQVALNDSIMVIAFTPLVGLLLGMSAITVPWATLLTSVVLYIVIPVILAQIWRKVLLARRQAAFDAAMAKIGPWSIAALLATLVLLFAFQGEAILTQPLVIALLAVPILIQVFFNSALAYWLNRAVGEKHDIACPSALIGASNFFELAVAAAISLFGFHSGAALATVVGVLIEVPVMLLVVRIVNQSKGWYECRT
- the arsC gene encoding arsenate reductase (glutaredoxin) (This arsenate reductase requires both glutathione and glutaredoxin to convert arsenate to arsenite, after which the efflux transporter formed by ArsA and ArsB can extrude the arsenite from the cell, providing resistance.); this translates as MTAITIYHNPDCDTSRNTLALIRNSGEEPAVIEYLETPPPRETLVKLLADAGLTVREVLREKGTPYAELGLGDPKWTDGQLLDFIEQYPILMNRPVVVTPIGTKLCRPSEAVLDILPNPQKGPFTKEDGEVVIRAEGERV
- the arsH gene encoding arsenical resistance protein ArsH, which gives rise to MRRASVSEQLKDLPQLDAALFRVPDAVRLRPASPSTHPPRLLLLYGSLRERSFSRLLVEEAGRLLTAMGAEVRVFNPSGLPLPDDAPEHHPKVVELRELVMWSEGMAWCSPERHGAMTGIMKSQIDWIPLSVGAVRPTQGKTLAVMQVSGGSQSFNAVNQMRVLGRWMRMLTIPNQSSVAKAFAEFDEAGRMKPSSYYDRVVDVMEELVKFTLLTRDIGPYLVDRYSERKESAEALSNRVNQRSI
- the arsN2 gene encoding arsenic resistance N-acetyltransferase ArsN2, with the translated sequence MEIRPATVDDLASIEALLHQCGLPVIGVSDHLQDFVVAMDGSTMCGCGGIERYDDAALLRSIAVAEHARDAGLGQRIVSRLVAACHLLQVRSLVLLTTTAEDYFARLGFVCVARDDVPHLVRTSSKFQGVCPGSAVSMLRVL
- a CDS encoding MarR family winged helix-turn-helix transcriptional regulator; its protein translation is MAASNRKAGASATKHDLEQLSEFRYRLRRFLRFSEEILRAEGLTPLQYMLMLHTCAFPDRSWATVGEIAERLQASSHGTVALITRCEAAGLVRRQTSEQDRRQAEIHLTEKGAECLRKVAALHKSEIQSFGWAFHDVTDIN